A single Natranaerobius thermophilus JW/NM-WN-LF DNA region contains:
- a CDS encoding flavodoxin family protein: MQISIFSGSPRKTGNSSIIASKLEQEFTNLNNKVTCDIIKVSDLNIYPCTGCESCSNTSRCVIQDDMLEIYKKVQLSDVIVFVSPIYFGSITGQLKILIDRFQPFFAAKYLRKQPIIPSSNNKIASLIAVSGMDKQRFYENAQEIIKVFCINSNIKLGPGLYLGGVDYAGEINDKPLLKNKVSELAQLLID, translated from the coding sequence ATGCAAATCTCTATTTTCTCAGGAAGTCCTAGAAAGACGGGAAATTCTAGTATTATAGCATCAAAATTAGAACAGGAATTTACAAATCTTAATAATAAAGTTACCTGTGATATAATTAAAGTATCAGATTTAAATATTTACCCTTGTACAGGCTGTGAAAGTTGCAGCAACACTAGCCGTTGTGTAATCCAAGATGATATGCTTGAAATTTATAAAAAAGTGCAATTAAGTGATGTGATTGTTTTCGTAAGTCCTATTTATTTTGGAAGTATTACAGGACAATTAAAAATTCTTATCGATAGATTTCAGCCTTTTTTTGCCGCTAAATATCTTAGAAAACAACCTATTATTCCTTCTTCAAATAACAAAATAGCTTCTCTGATTGCTGTCTCAGGTATGGATAAACAGAGATTTTACGAAAACGCACAGGAAATTATTAAGGTCTTTTGTATAAACTCTAACATTAAATTAGGACCTGGCCTATACCTGGGCGGGGTAGACTATGCCGGTGAAATTAATGATAAACCACTCTTAAAAAATAAAGTATCGGAGTTGGCACAACTTTTAATAGATTAG
- a CDS encoding YigZ family protein: MIKLVTSYNTVKSNSEVELYIKKSRFISYVAPVDSEEKAQEFVNTIKEQHSDATHNVYAYRVGLKSDIKRQSDDGEPSGTAGKPVLDVIENQNLKNLAIVVTRYFGGIKLGAGGLVRAYSNSAKEGVEQAGIVTRSLHSELKIEVDYSQLGKIQNEIGERTNWLLRNTEFMEKVSLMVAVPENQVQEFTNFVENMTAGQGRIWETKQLYL, from the coding sequence GTGATAAAATTGGTAACGAGTTATAACACAGTAAAATCAAACTCCGAAGTTGAATTATATATTAAGAAATCAAGGTTCATTTCATATGTTGCCCCAGTTGATAGCGAAGAAAAGGCCCAAGAATTTGTAAATACTATTAAGGAACAACACAGTGATGCTACCCACAACGTATACGCCTATCGAGTGGGTTTAAAGTCAGATATAAAGCGTCAAAGTGATGATGGGGAGCCAAGCGGTACTGCCGGTAAACCAGTTTTAGATGTAATAGAAAATCAAAATCTAAAGAATTTGGCAATAGTAGTCACAAGATATTTTGGAGGTATCAAACTAGGGGCTGGTGGATTGGTTAGAGCGTATAGTAACAGTGCTAAAGAGGGTGTAGAACAAGCCGGTATTGTAACAAGGAGTTTACATAGTGAACTTAAAATAGAAGTTGATTACTCACAATTGGGAAAAATTCAAAATGAAATTGGTGAAAGGACAAACTGGCTCTTGAGAAATACAGAATTTATGGAAAAAGTCAGCTTAATGGTAGCAGTTCCAGAAAATCAGGTTCAAGAATTTACAAACTTTGTTGAAAATATGACAGCTGGTCAAGGCCGAATTTGGGAAACAAAACAGTTATACTTGTAA
- the trxB gene encoding thioredoxin-disulfide reductase produces MTDQFDRENIYDVAIIGSGPGGLTAAIYATRAGLKVLMIERMAPGGQLLNTEEVDNFPGFPDGTTGVELAQKLEKQARRFGTELKMGEVIETNLSGSEKMIKTRDEVYKAKSVIIATGESPTELSAPGEQNLKGRGVSYCAICDGAFFKNKNVAVVGGGDSAVESALYLSRLASQVTLIHRRDQLRAVEYLKKRAIDCENLEIKYNTVVKEIQGEQKVESLLVEDVNTQARETLNCQGIFVYVGAHPNTDFLSNQLDLEDGYLVTSETMETNLKGVFAVGDVRKKELRQIVTAVSDGAIAAFHAEKLLS; encoded by the coding sequence ATGACGGATCAATTTGATCGGGAAAATATTTATGATGTAGCAATCATTGGTAGTGGCCCCGGAGGTCTGACCGCTGCAATTTACGCCACAAGAGCAGGATTAAAGGTTCTGATGATTGAACGCATGGCTCCAGGAGGACAATTATTAAACACTGAAGAGGTAGATAATTTTCCCGGATTTCCGGACGGAACTACTGGAGTAGAATTGGCACAAAAATTAGAAAAACAAGCCCGAAGGTTCGGGACCGAGCTAAAAATGGGAGAAGTCATTGAAACAAATCTTTCTGGATCTGAAAAAATGATCAAAACAAGAGATGAAGTCTATAAAGCAAAATCTGTAATTATTGCCACAGGTGAAAGCCCTACTGAATTATCGGCTCCTGGGGAACAGAACCTAAAGGGTCGAGGGGTTTCTTATTGTGCTATTTGCGATGGAGCTTTCTTTAAAAACAAAAATGTTGCTGTAGTTGGAGGCGGAGATTCGGCAGTAGAATCTGCTCTTTATCTCAGTAGACTAGCCAGTCAAGTCACTTTAATTCACAGACGGGATCAGTTGAGGGCAGTAGAGTATCTTAAGAAAAGAGCTATTGATTGTGAAAATTTAGAAATAAAATATAATACAGTTGTTAAGGAAATTCAAGGCGAGCAAAAAGTGGAATCTCTATTGGTGGAGGATGTAAACACCCAGGCTCGTGAGACACTAAATTGTCAAGGAATATTTGTTTATGTAGGCGCTCATCCTAATACAGATTTTCTTTCAAATCAATTAGATTTAGAAGATGGCTATTTAGTTACAAGTGAAACAATGGAGACTAATTTGAAGGGTGTTTTTGCTGTTGGTGATGTCAGAAAAAAAGAATTGAGACAGATAGTTACTGCTGTCTCTGATGGAGCAATTGCTGCTTTTCACGCTGAAAAATTATTATCATAA
- the trxA gene encoding thioredoxin encodes MSKILEVNDTNFKEQVLEADKPVLVEFWAPWCGPCKMVAPVLEELAEEMDGKIKICKVNVDENTDTASDYGVMSIPTMVLIKDGEVQEQVVGYLPREELQNKIEENI; translated from the coding sequence ATGTCAAAAATTTTAGAAGTGAATGATACAAACTTTAAGGAGCAGGTACTGGAAGCTGATAAACCTGTATTAGTTGAGTTTTGGGCTCCTTGGTGCGGTCCATGTAAAATGGTTGCCCCAGTATTAGAAGAGCTTGCAGAAGAAATGGATGGAAAAATTAAAATTTGTAAAGTAAATGTTGATGAAAACACAGATACTGCAAGTGATTACGGTGTTATGAGTATTCCAACAATGGTATTGATTAAAGATGGAGAAGTTCAGGAACAGGTAGTAGGTTACTTACCACGTGAAGAACTGCAAAACAAAATAGAAGAAAATATTTAA
- a CDS encoding Ku protein produces the protein MRPLWKGAISFGLVNVPVKMYAATEKKNVKFRYLHRDCNAPVEYKRVCSNCKKEVPYEEIVKGYEYEPGKFVVLEDEDFEALPQEEARSINIVEFVNLSEIDPVYYDKTYYLTPQETGEKPYQLLKQVLKEKGKVAVCKVVIRSKSNLSCIRIYDEVLTLETMYFPDEVRNPKEELEIEEQPEVMSRELEMAGQLVDSLEGEFQPENYQDEYREHLMDLIKAKIHDEDVTIPERPKDERVVNLMEALEKSVDLVKEKSG, from the coding sequence GTGCGACCTTTATGGAAAGGAGCAATTAGTTTCGGCTTAGTTAACGTTCCTGTGAAAATGTACGCTGCTACCGAAAAAAAGAATGTAAAATTTAGATACCTCCACAGGGACTGTAATGCTCCCGTAGAATATAAAAGAGTTTGTTCAAACTGTAAAAAGGAAGTGCCTTATGAAGAAATAGTCAAAGGTTATGAATATGAACCAGGTAAGTTTGTAGTACTAGAAGATGAAGACTTTGAGGCATTGCCCCAGGAGGAAGCACGTTCTATCAACATTGTTGAATTTGTAAATTTATCAGAAATAGATCCAGTTTACTATGATAAAACTTACTATTTGACACCTCAAGAAACAGGTGAAAAACCATACCAACTATTGAAACAAGTGTTGAAAGAAAAGGGAAAAGTTGCAGTTTGTAAAGTTGTAATTAGATCCAAGTCTAATTTATCTTGTATTAGAATTTATGACGAAGTTTTGACTTTAGAAACTATGTATTTCCCTGATGAAGTCAGAAATCCTAAAGAAGAACTAGAGATTGAAGAGCAGCCAGAGGTCATGTCAAGGGAATTAGAGATGGCTGGACAATTAGTTGACAGTTTAGAAGGGGAATTTCAACCAGAGAACTATCAGGACGAATACCGTGAGCATCTCATGGATTTAATTAAGGCTAAAATTCATGATGAAGATGTAACAATTCCAGAGAGACCTAAAGACGAACGTGTTGTCAATTTGATGGAGGCATTAGAAAAAAGTGTTGACTTAGTCAAAGAAAAATCCGGATAG
- a CDS encoding ATP-dependent DNA ligase: MEFFQIQAMEPIPRQSVPTGDDWFYQIKWDGIRILTFFDGNSIKLRTKKGFKRTTEYPELNELTKEFGNTTWLLDGEIIVANQTDKSDHPKFITTNESCEEVGANFFHVLKRDRTKNPTQKLLKTFPVRYKVFDLLMIDNQWLVNEPFIKRRELLNKHFNNNKFLQIIRSYSDGLSLFNITSQQNHEGIVAKKSNSIYHPGKKHSEWFKIKHLKYLQAYLGGVIVKENQIKSLLLGQKSDLADYKLNYIGRASTGLTQKELNMLKDFAFKNRVSNSPFGNLSKVDLELADSKESVVFLSPQLKLQVKYTNWTPGGNLRHPVINGFII; this comes from the coding sequence ATGGAGTTTTTTCAAATCCAAGCTATGGAGCCAATACCTAGACAATCAGTACCTACAGGAGATGATTGGTTCTATCAAATAAAATGGGATGGAATTAGAATCTTAACTTTTTTTGATGGAAATTCCATTAAACTTAGAACTAAAAAAGGCTTTAAAAGAACAACTGAGTACCCAGAATTAAATGAACTAACTAAAGAGTTCGGAAATACCACTTGGTTATTAGATGGAGAAATAATTGTCGCAAATCAAACAGACAAATCAGACCACCCCAAATTTATTACAACCAATGAATCCTGTGAGGAAGTTGGAGCTAATTTTTTTCATGTCCTTAAAAGAGATAGAACCAAGAATCCAACCCAAAAGCTTTTAAAAACTTTCCCCGTGCGGTATAAAGTTTTTGATCTATTAATGATTGATAATCAGTGGCTAGTAAATGAACCCTTTATAAAAAGGAGAGAATTACTCAACAAACATTTTAATAATAACAAGTTCTTACAAATAATTCGTTCTTATTCAGATGGATTAAGTCTTTTTAATATTACTAGCCAACAAAACCATGAAGGTATTGTGGCAAAAAAAAGTAATTCAATTTATCATCCAGGAAAAAAACACAGTGAGTGGTTTAAAATAAAACACCTCAAGTATTTACAAGCTTATTTAGGAGGCGTAATAGTCAAAGAAAACCAAATAAAAAGTTTATTACTAGGACAAAAAAGTGATCTGGCTGATTACAAACTAAACTATATAGGAAGGGCTAGTACTGGCCTTACTCAAAAAGAGTTAAATATGTTAAAAGATTTTGCTTTTAAGAATAGAGTCTCTAACTCTCCCTTTGGCAACCTATCTAAGGTGGATTTAGAACTAGCTGATTCTAAAGAATCTGTAGTTTTTTTGTCTCCACAATTAAAGCTACAGGTAAAATATACTAATTGGACTCCAGGAGGAAATCTACGGCATCCTGTTATAAATGGTTTTATAATTTGA
- the ligD gene encoding non-homologous end-joining DNA ligase, with protein sequence MNLRYMVNSQTLDVHGREVVLTNLLKPIWPEKDITKYDLIKYFLDMSPYILPHLKNRPLVITRFPEGVHKEGFYQKDIKKAGNSPSWLKTITIPTKNKERERQVIDYLVVDHPATLVWLGNLAAVELHPWLSSVESLDYPDFGVFDLDPMPQADFYQVKTLAFSIKKILNQLEITGYPKLTGSSGLQIFVPFYPKYTYQEIREFIHKVCLQVLDHHADIATIERKVNQRPSHKVYLDYLQNAKGKTISAIYGPRANKGAHVSVPVNWEELANIETSRQYDVLSVGARMKNTGDVFKTILENKQKLNFC encoded by the coding sequence GTGAATTTGAGATATATGGTCAATAGTCAAACCTTAGATGTCCACGGACGCGAAGTTGTGTTAACTAATTTATTAAAACCTATCTGGCCAGAAAAAGATATTACAAAATATGACTTAATCAAATACTTTCTTGATATGTCACCTTATATATTGCCCCATTTAAAAAATCGTCCTTTGGTTATAACTAGGTTCCCTGAAGGTGTGCATAAGGAAGGATTTTATCAGAAAGATATTAAGAAAGCAGGTAATTCACCTTCCTGGTTAAAAACAATTACAATTCCGACTAAAAATAAAGAAAGAGAAAGACAAGTTATAGACTATTTAGTTGTAGATCATCCAGCAACTTTGGTATGGCTGGGGAATTTAGCGGCTGTAGAACTTCATCCATGGTTATCAAGTGTAGAGTCTTTAGATTATCCGGATTTTGGTGTTTTTGACTTAGATCCCATGCCCCAAGCTGACTTTTATCAAGTTAAAACTCTAGCTTTCAGTATCAAAAAAATTTTAAATCAGCTTGAGATAACAGGTTATCCCAAGCTGACAGGCTCTAGTGGCTTACAAATATTTGTACCTTTTTATCCCAAATATACTTATCAAGAAATCCGAGAATTCATTCATAAAGTATGTTTGCAGGTTTTGGATCACCATGCTGATATTGCAACGATTGAGCGCAAAGTAAATCAGCGTCCCTCTCATAAGGTTTATCTGGATTATTTGCAAAATGCAAAAGGTAAAACAATTTCTGCTATTTATGGCCCTAGAGCCAACAAGGGCGCTCATGTGTCGGTTCCGGTTAACTGGGAGGAACTGGCGAATATTGAAACATCCCGACAGTATGATGTGCTATCTGTAGGAGCTCGGATGAAAAATACCGGCGATGTATTTAAAACCATCTTAGAGAATAAACAAAAATTAAACTTTTGCTAA
- a CDS encoding MgtC/SapB family protein, protein MISPFEIVLRLVLGGILGGVVGFEREQHNRPAGFRTHILVCVGATLIMLVSIYTFTGPEGEISRGADTARIAAQVVSGVGFLGAGTILRQGSTIRGLTTAASLWVVAGIGLAVGGGFYLGAFTATAVVMVSLYILGNVERFLAQKRRLKELWVRVIDRPGQLAKISSLIAERNVNIHKVEMTEPEYMEGYQVKAIDITLLLKVPTRLDDNEFLSAIMEMEGVLELSWEGKNVNEG, encoded by the coding sequence ATGATATCACCTTTTGAAATAGTACTTCGATTAGTTTTGGGCGGAATACTGGGAGGAGTAGTTGGTTTTGAAAGGGAACAACATAACCGGCCTGCAGGATTTAGAACTCATATTTTAGTGTGTGTAGGAGCTACCTTAATTATGCTAGTTTCAATATATACTTTTACAGGTCCGGAAGGTGAAATAAGCAGAGGTGCTGATACGGCGCGTATAGCCGCCCAGGTGGTTAGTGGAGTTGGGTTTCTAGGTGCAGGTACTATTTTGCGACAAGGAAGTACCATAAGAGGTTTAACCACTGCGGCTAGTCTTTGGGTGGTCGCCGGTATTGGGTTAGCAGTTGGTGGTGGTTTTTATTTAGGAGCCTTTACTGCTACAGCTGTGGTAATGGTTAGTCTGTACATTTTAGGGAATGTGGAACGATTTTTAGCACAGAAAAGACGCTTAAAAGAACTGTGGGTCAGGGTAATCGATCGTCCAGGTCAATTAGCTAAAATCTCTAGTCTTATTGCAGAGAGAAATGTAAATATTCACAAAGTAGAAATGACAGAACCCGAATACATGGAAGGATATCAGGTAAAAGCTATTGATATCACATTATTATTAAAAGTACCTACCAGGTTGGATGACAATGAATTTTTATCTGCAATTATGGAAATGGAAGGTGTTCTTGAGCTCAGTTGGGAAGGAAAGAACGTTAATGAAGGATAA
- the ltrA gene encoding group II intron reverse transcriptase/maturase — protein sequence MTVTNKGMKCRQLLTGESCKEGSPQKNSAEHEGYAGVHSSLRITENNISNANLSKGNLLEEILDRDNMNKAFKKIKSNKGSHGIDGMGVDELLQYLKENGDHLRQRVLDGKYRPNPVRRVEIPKEDGKKRKLGIPTVVDRVIQQAIAQVLSPIYEEQFSDNSYGFRPGRSTHDAIKKSQQNINEGYKYVVDMDLEKYFDTVNQSKLIEVLSKTIKDGRVISLINKYLRAGVMIKHTYKDTEVGVPQGGPLSPILSNIMLHELDKELEKRGHEFVRYADDLLIFCKSRRSAGRTLKNILPFIENKLFLKVNKDKTVVAYVGKVRFLGFGFYRHKGKARLRVHLKSVTKMRTRIKELTSRSYGISNEARAKKLSRYIMGWVNYFKPADMKNLLINTDSWMRRRIRMIYWKQWKKVRTKFKMLKFFGANKYKAWEYANTRKGYWRISNSPVLSKSLGNDVIKGFGFLFFSEYYRQVKA from the coding sequence ATGACTGTTACCAATAAAGGAATGAAGTGCCGCCAACTTCTGACAGGCGAAAGCTGCAAAGAAGGCTCACCGCAGAAGAATAGTGCGGAACACGAAGGATATGCGGGAGTGCACAGTTCTTTAAGGATAACTGAAAACAACATCTCCAATGCAAACTTGTCGAAGGGGAATTTGCTAGAGGAAATTTTGGATAGAGACAACATGAATAAAGCATTCAAGAAAATAAAATCCAACAAAGGCTCTCACGGGATTGATGGGATGGGAGTAGATGAACTTCTACAATATCTCAAAGAAAACGGGGACCACCTCAGGCAAAGAGTCCTGGACGGTAAATACCGCCCTAATCCCGTCAGAAGGGTAGAGATACCTAAAGAAGATGGGAAGAAAAGAAAATTAGGCATACCTACAGTGGTAGACAGGGTAATCCAACAAGCAATAGCCCAAGTACTATCTCCAATATATGAGGAGCAATTCTCAGATAACAGCTATGGTTTTCGCCCTGGACGCAGTACTCATGATGCAATTAAGAAAAGTCAACAAAACATAAATGAAGGATACAAATATGTAGTAGATATGGACTTGGAGAAATACTTTGACACAGTAAACCAGAGCAAATTGATAGAAGTGCTATCTAAGACAATAAAAGACGGTCGAGTAATATCTCTTATCAACAAATATCTAAGAGCAGGAGTAATGATCAAACACACCTATAAGGATACAGAAGTTGGCGTGCCCCAGGGCGGGCCTCTTAGCCCTATCCTCAGTAACATAATGCTCCACGAATTGGATAAAGAACTTGAGAAAAGGGGGCACGAATTCGTCCGCTATGCGGACGACCTGCTAATCTTTTGTAAAAGCAGAAGAAGTGCCGGACGCACCTTGAAGAACATACTACCCTTCATCGAAAATAAACTATTTCTCAAAGTAAATAAAGATAAAACTGTAGTTGCCTATGTAGGAAAGGTAAGATTTCTTGGGTTTGGCTTTTACAGACATAAAGGAAAAGCCAGATTAAGAGTTCATCTTAAATCAGTTACAAAGATGAGAACGAGAATAAAAGAACTCACATCTAGAAGTTATGGAATAAGCAACGAAGCCAGAGCAAAGAAACTTAGCCGATACATTATGGGTTGGGTTAACTACTTTAAACCAGCTGATATGAAGAATCTGTTAATAAATACTGACAGTTGGATGAGAAGGCGTATTCGCATGATTTACTGGAAACAATGGAAGAAAGTGAGAACAAAATTTAAAATGCTCAAGTTCTTTGGAGCCAATAAATACAAAGCATGGGAATATGCAAACACAAGAAAGGGCTACTGGAGAATTTCCAATAGCCCCGTCTTATCCAAATCCCTTGGAAATGATGTAATCAAAGGATTTGGTTTCCTATTCTTTTCGGAATATTATCGACAAGTTAAAGCGTAA